From a single Populus nigra chromosome 18, ddPopNigr1.1, whole genome shotgun sequence genomic region:
- the LOC133677928 gene encoding NAP1-related protein 2-like — MVADNKGKKLKVAEKGEEDNNQIDEELILTIEKLQEIQDDLEKINEEASDKVLEVEQKYNEIRKPVYDKRNEIIKSIPDFWLTAFLSHPALGILLSEEDQKIFKFLSSLEVEDSKDVKSGYSITFNFEPNPYFEETKLIKSFAFHDEGTTEITATPISWKEGMGLPNGVSHENKGNKRLLADESFFSWFSNTQPKGMIDDMQDEVAEIIKEDLWPNPLSYFNIDPDEEDFDGDEANEGDKDGDDSEEEDDGQEEDDDDEEEDDDTGK, encoded by the exons ATGGTGGCAGACAACAAGGGTAAGAAGTTGAAGGTAGCGGAGAAAGGCGAGGAGGACAATAACCAAATCGATGAAGAACTCATTCTCACTATCGAGAAGCTCCAGGAGATCCAAGACGATCTCGAAAAG ATTAATGAAGAGGCAAGTGATAAGGTCTTGGAAGTAGAGCAAAAGTATAATGAGATACGCAAGCCAGTGTATGATAAGCGGAATGAGATCATCAAGTCGATACCTGACTTCTGGTTGACTGCG TTTTTAAGCCATCCTGCTCTAGGTATTCTTCTGAGTGAAGAGGATCAAAAG atattcaaatttttaagtTCGTTGGAAGTGGAGGATTCAAAAGATGTTAAATCTGGTTATTCAATAACATTT AACTTTGAACCCAACCCTTACTTTGAAGAGACAAAGCTTATAAAATCTTTTGCCTTCCATGATGAAGGAACAACAGAGATTACTGCCACACCAATCAGCTGGAAAGAGGGCATG GGTCTTCCAAATGGAGTTAGTCATGAAAATAAAGGGAACAAGAGGCTTTTGGCTGATGAAAG CTTCTTTAGCTGGTTTAGTAACACTCAGCCAAAAGGCATGATTGATGACATGCAGGATGAG GTTGCAGAGATCATTAAGGAGGATTTATGGCCCAATCCACTCTCATATTTTAACATT GATCCTGATGAAGAGGACTTTGATGGGGATGAAGCCAATGAAGGG GACAAAGATGGTGATGACTCTGAAGAGGAGGATGATGGGCAAGAGGAAGATGacgatgacgaagaagaagatgatgacacAGGCAAATGA
- the LOC133678820 gene encoding flavonol synthase/flavanone 3-hydroxylase-like: MGESCIPTVDLSPCFREDDEDGMKKAKEIIGQACSEYGFFQVVNHGVPLGLMTRAIELSKTFFETLPNEEKLKCVPNSGAPLPAGYNRQPDQSPDKNEYLLMFPPGSNLNVYPQNPPHFREVLEQIFAYFTRLGVLIESILSQCLGLPSNFLKEFNHDRSWDLLVALHYFPATETENSGNSEHEDGNCITFVFQDEAGGLEVRRNGEWIPVIPTRGSLVVNVGDVIQVLSNNNFKSATHRVVRPKSKSRYSYAFFYNLHGDKWVEPLQQFTKDIGEAPKYRGFLYKEYQELRMRNKTHPPSTPEDVIRITHYALNTS; this comes from the exons ATGGGTGAGTCTTGCATTCCTACTGTCGATCTCTCACCTTGCTTCCGAGAAGATGATGAGGATGGCatgaagaaagccaaagaaatTATTGGTCAAGCTTGTTCCGAGTATGGATTCTTCCAAGTGGTGAATCATGGTGTACCTCTTGGTTTGATGACGCGAGCCATCGAGCTTTCCAAAACATTTTTCGAGACGTTGCCGAATGAGGAGAAGCTCAAATGTGTTCCTAATTCTGGTGCTCCCCTTCCGGCTGGTTATAACAGGCAACCAGATCAATCGCCAGACAAGAACGAGTATTTATTGATGTTTCCACCAGGCTCTAACTTGAATGTTTACCCACAAAACCCTCCTCATTTTAG GGAGGTATTGGAACAGATATTCGCTTACTTTACAAGGCTAGGTGTGCTTATAGAGAGCATATTAAGCCAGTGTTTAGGTCTCCCTTCCAACTTCCTCAAGGAATTCAATCACGACAGGAGCTGGGATTTATTGGTAGCCTTGCATTATTTCCCTGCAACCGAAACTGAAAACAGCGGAAACTCTGAGCACGAAGACGGGAATTGCATCACTTTTGTTTTCCAGGATGAAGCTGGAGGCTTAGAAGTTCGCAGAAATGGGGAATGGATTCCAGTCATTCCTACGAGGGGCTCATTAGTCGTCAACGTTGGCGATGTTATTCAG GTATTGAGCAACAATAATTTCAAGAGCGCAACGCACAGGGTGGTGAGACCGAAATCCAAAAGCCGATATTCATACGCCTTCTTTTATAACTTGCACGGAGACAAGTGGGTGGAGCCACTGCAGCAGTTTACGAAAGACATCGGAGAGGCACCCAAGTATAGAGGTTTCCTGTACAAAGAGTACCAGGAGCTGAGAATGAGAAACAAGACCCATCCACCGTCGACGCCTGAAGACGTGATTCGCATAACCCATTATGCACTCAATACCTCTTAA